From Acidobacteriota bacterium:
AGCAAAGCCAGTCAATCGACCCGTTGATTCCTACCAGGGCAGCAGTGTGCAGATCGCCGATGATTCCGTAATTTTCGATCCGTTGGTAGCCCATGCGGAGTTCTCTCCAGGCCCAAATTATTCCAAATAAGAACGCAAGCGATAATTTTAACACCCTCGGCGGAGCTGCCCGCCGCGAAATGAGTGATTACTTCATTCGCCTCACGTACAAAATGCGGGCCTCTCCCCGCAAGCGTTTTCGGCGCAACAATAAGGCGCAGGTGTTCGTGGTCCTTCGAGGCGCGGAGTAGGGAAGTGTTGCTTTGTGAATCGAAAGTGGCTGGTCCGCAACCGGCGCCATTGGCGTGGATCGCAGGCCCCAAAAACAAGGGTGATTGGAAGCCTCTTTCGGAAGCAGCCAAACGTTTGCGGGTTTGTTATTTCCTTAGTAACATTGTATGGCCTCAGAAAGTGTAGTATTTGGAAAGCGTTTTCTGTTTCGGAAGCTTATACCCGAAGCAGGACATGCTTGGCAAACCAAGCTTCTCCGTTTCCCGGCAAAAGAGGCCGGATTTATAACGGCGGTAAGCTAGCGGGGCCCTATATCGCGGACTTCTCCGACAGTGGTGGCTCGCAGGTGAAGAGGCCCAAACGGATGAGAATATCACAGTTTATCACGTGGCCGGACCTTACGTTTTCGCACACGCCTGGGTCGCGAATGACGATTGAAATCCCTGCTGAACCTTACAGCGCATTTGTAATTGAGACGGCGTAATCCGGGCGAGGGCCTCCTGGTTTGGGGCGTTCAATCAGGTTTGCAAGCTAAGATAAAGAGAGGCAAAAGGGAAGCTTTGATTCCGCCTTGCCTCTGCCCGGAGGTAAGGCCGGGAGGGCTAAACCGAGGAGGCGGCTTGAGCGATGGGACGGCAGATCTTTCCCGCCAAGAGCAGAGATAAATTCGCGCTGGGGATCGACTATGGAACCGGGTCGGGACGGGTTGCCGTGGTGCGCGTTGCCAACGGTGAGCTGGTGTCGAGCGTTATCATTCCTTATCCGGACGGCGTAATCGACATGAGGCTTCCAGGAGGCCCAAAGCTTGCCCGCGACTGGGCCTTGCAGAACCCGCGCGATTATCTCCAAGTGATGGAAAAAGGAGTTCCAAAAGCGCTCAAGGCAGCCGGCGTAAAGTCTGAACAGGTGATTGGCCTGGGTACTGACTTTACGGCGTCGAGTCCGCTTCCGGTGAAGCGTGATGGGACGCCGCTCTGCTTTCTGCCAAAATTCCGGAAACAACCCCACGCCTGGGTCAAGCTTTGGAAGCACCACTCAGCACAGCCGGAAGCAGACCGCATCAATGAAATCGGGAGGGAACGGAACGAAGACTTCATTCGTACATACGGCGGGAAGTACTCCTCCGAGTGGTTTTTCTCAAAGTTGCTGCAAATTGTGAACGAGTCGCCTGCGATCTACGACGCCACGGAGCGTTTCGTTGAATCGGCCGACTGGATCGTGTGGCAACTGACCGGAGAAGAAAAGCGCAGCACCTGCACGGCGGGATACAAAGCCATGTGGGTAAAGGGCAGGGGATTTCCTTCATCGGACTTTTTCCGGGCCTTGCATCCTTCACTTGAAAACGTGATTGGGACAAAGATTTCCGAGGAATATTTTCCACTCGGCGCGCGGGCCGGCGGGATGACGGCCGAATGGGCGCGCAAGACAGGTTTGCGCGAGGGAATTCCCATTTCAGTCGGCAACGTGGACGCGCACGTCTCCGCGCCAGCCTGCGCCGTCACCGAACCGGGTTCCATGGTGATGATCATGGGCACTTCCATTTGCCACATCCTGCTGGGGCGAGAGCGCCAGATGGTGGAAGGGATGTGCGGTGTGGTGGAAGACGGCGTCGTGCCCGGACTGTGGGGATACGAGGCCGGCCAGTCAGCGGTAGGAGACATCTTTGCCTGGTTCTTTGAGAACGGCGTGCATGAGTCGGTCCTTCGCGAGGCGCGCAAGAGCAAGGTTCCCTTCACAACTATCCTGGAAAAGCACGCTGCGGCGCTTGCGCCCGGAGAGTCAGGATTGCTGGCGCTCGACTGGTGGAACGGAAACCGCTCAGTGCTGGTGGATGCCGGGCTGACGGGCGTGCTGCTGGGGTTGCGGCTCGCGACAAAGCCCGAGGAGATTTATCGCGCTTTGATTGAAGCGACGGCCTTCGGCACGCGGCAAATCATCGAAGCCTTTGAGTCCAGAGGCATTGAGGTTCGAAACCTTGTGGCCTGTGGCGGCTTGCCGGAAAAGAACAGGCTGCTGATGCAGATTTATTCGGACGTCACTGGCCGCGAGATTAGGATTGCCCGGCAGATGCTTACCTGCCCGGCGCTTGGTTCGGCCATGCATGGGGCCGTGGCAGCGGGAAGAGGAGCCGGGGGCTACGATACCATTTTTGAGGCAGCTCAGAGCATGGCGCATCTCCAGAATGATTCCTACCGGCCGCGGAAGAAGGCACACGAGGTTTACAACACAATATTCAAGGAGTACCAGACGCTGCACGATTATTTCGGCCGCGGGGCGAACGAGGTGATGAAGAGGTTGAAGGCTCTGCAAAGCGAAAAGGTCTTTCAGTAGATTGCGGGCTGTCCCATACGGGTCCCCGTGCGACCGAGGAAAGGGGAAGTTTGAAGGATGACGGTTTCGGAACAGTTCCGACGAGAGGTCTGGGAAGCCAACCTCGGAATCTACCGTGCAGGGCTGGTGACGATGCATGCCGGTAACGCCAGTGGAGTTGACCGCAAGCGCGGCCTGGTGGTGATCAAACCAAGCGGCCTGGATTACGACAAGCTGCAGCCGAAGGACATGGTGGTGACCGATCTTGAAGGGCGGAAAGTCAGCGGCAAGTGGAACCCATCGGTTGATCTGCCCCACCACCTTTATCTTTACCGACACCGGCCTGAAATCGGCGGCGTCATCCACACGCATTCGAATTACGCCACAAGCTTTGCGCTGCTGGGGCTGCCCATTCCAGTTTACCTGACGGCGATTGCCGATGAATTCGGCGCCGTGGTTCCCTGTGTGCCTTACACCGACAACCAGGGTGAACACATCGGGGAAGGAATCCTGAAGCACATGGGTAAGGCGCCTGCAGTCTTGCTGGCGAAGCATGGCGTCTTCGCGTTCGGACCCACGCCCCGTGCAGCATTGAAATCCGCCGTGATGCTTGAGGATGCGGCCAAGACCTGCCACCTGGCGCTGCTGCTTGGCAAACCCAGGCCGTTGCCGGCGATGGAAGTTCGCAAGTGGTACGACCGTTACCATACGACTTACGGGCAGCCGGGCAAAAAGCGATAAAAGTTTGGTCCTTGTTTCGATCTGTCCGGTTTCTTTCGCAATGATCTCTGCGGTGAAAAGTTGAGGAGGTCTACCAGATGAGCGCAACAACATTTGGAGTGGTTATTGGCAACCGTGGGTTCTTCCCTGATGTTCTTGCCCGCGACGGCCGGGAAGAGGTTCTGAGGACCCTGGAAGCCGCCGGCTATAAGACCATCTGTCTGACGCCGGAGGAGACCAAGCACGGGGCGGTCGAAACGCAACAGGAGGCGCGCAAGTGCGCAGACCTGTTCAGGCGGCGTGCCGATGAGATTGACGGCATCCTGGTATCGCTGCCCAATTTCGGCGATGAGCGCGGTGTGGCCAATACGGTTCGCATGAGTGGACTGGACGTCCCGGTGCTGGTTCAGGCTTTTCCGGACGAGCCCGACAAGATGATGATGGGCGGGCGGCGAGACAGCTTCTGCGGCAAGATTTCGGTATGCAACAACCTGTGGCAGTACGGAATCCGCTGCACTCTAACTACGCTTCATACCGAAGCACCTGCCTCGCAGGCTTTCAAGGATGATCTCGATTCCTTCGCCGCCGTGTGCAGGATTGTCAGGGGACTGAAAAACCTGCGGGTAGGCGTCATTGGCGCCCGCCCCGCGGCGTTCAATACCGTCCGCTTCAGCGAGAAGCTGCTGGAGCACACCGGAATTTCGGTGGAGCCACTGGATCTGTCGGAGGTCTTCGGACGCATCCGGCGCCTCACAGATGATGATAAGAAGGTGAAGGAGAAGCTTGGCAACATCGAGAAATACGTCGCGACGGGCGGAACACCACAGGCGTCACTGCTTAAAATGGCCAAGTTTGGTGTGGTGGTCGATGAATGGATGGCCGCAAACGAATTGGCTGGGACCTCCATTCAGTGCTGGACGGCGATGGAAGAGTTCTTCGGCGTTGTTCCTTGTACGCTGATGAGTATGATGTCAAACAACCTGTTTCCAAGTGCCTGCGAAACTGATATGACAGGCATGATCGGCATGTACGTGCTTCAGTTAGCTTCTGGCACGCCGAGCGCGATCGTGGATTGGAATAACAACTACGGCAACGACCCTGACAAGTGCGTCATCTTTCACTGCTCGAACCTGCCAAAACACTTCTTTGAAAATTTCAAGATGGACTTCCAGGAAATCATTGCCAGCTCGGTGGGGAAGGATAATACTTACGGAACAGTTGTGGGCCAGCTGAAAACCGGCCCCATCACATTTTGTCGCGTATCGACGGATGATCTGAAAGGCGGCATCCGGGCTTATACCGGGGAAGGCGAGACAACGAACGACCGGCCGGCAAGCTTTGGCGGATACGGTGTACTGAAAGTGCCGAGACTTCAAGATCTCCTGCAGTATATCTGCAAAAACGGCTACGAACACCACGTGGCTGTCAACCGCAGCCGTTACATGAGGGCCGTTGCTGAAGCTTTGGGTAATTACAAGCGATGGGATGTTTACACCCACAGCGTTGAAGGGCAATAGCGCAAAACAGCATCGTGGACCGCCGCGACCGGTTATCCAGCGACACGAAGCCCGCAGGAAGTGTCAGCTCGTGGCAAATTGATCCCGGCCTGAAGGCAAGAGGGGAGCAACAGCCGTGAATCTTGAAGATGTGGCAAGGCGCGCGAACGTCTCCATCAGCACCGTCTCACGCGTACTGAACAACACTGCACCCGTCAAAAATTCAACCCGGGCTCGAATCCTGAAGGTTGTTAAGGAACTCCGCTACCATCCGAACCTGCAGGCGCGAAGCCTGGCAGGAGGGAAGAGCCGAACACTGGGCTTGATTGTCTCCAACCTCGAAAATCCTTTTTTTCTTGATATCTTCCGTGCTTTTGAATCCGACGCACACCACCAGGAATATGAGGTGCTGGTGGCCAACACGGATTACTCCCCCCGCCGGCTGGTCTCCAGCATTCAATTGATGATGGGACGGCGCGTGGCTGGACTGGCGGTCATCGTTTCAGAAATGAATCCGTCCCTGATGAATGAATTTGCTGAATTGAATCTGCCCATTGTCTTGTACGATGTCGGAATGCCAGCCAATAACATATACAAAATCCGCGTCAACTATGAGAAGGGCATTCGTAAGACTGTGGAATACCTCTATTCGATGGGACACCGGAGAATGGCTTTTGTGGGGCATCACACTGGATTGGCTCCGCTGCTCGACCGCAAGAAATCCTTTCTGAATACGATGAAGCAATACAGTGGCGAGGTGGAGTTCACTACAGCAGCGGACCGGGACGGCCCGGAGGGAGGCCAGTCGGCCATGCGCCACTTTCTGGATTCAGGCCTCAAGCCGACAGCAGTGATTTGCGTAAATGACTTCATGGCCCTTGGAGTGCTCAAGGAGCTCCGGGAGAGCGGCCTGCGAGTTCCTGAAGACGTTTCGGTTACCGGCTACGACAATATTCGCCTTTCAGAGTTTGTTTACCCTCCCCTCACCACTGTGAATATCCCTCGAGCAGAAATTGGCCACACGGCCTTTCAGGCGCTGGTTCCCTCAGGCGATGAATCGCCTTCCCAGGGCCGCGAGTTTCGCATCAATCCCGAATTGGTCATCCGCGAAACCACCGGACCCGCCCCGCGACCGCGCTAATGGCTCCGAAGTCTTCACTTTAAACCGTGGGGTCCGGCATGAACTCGGCCCGCAGGGTGAGCGGAGGTTTCCATCCTAATGGATTGGAATTCCGATCACCCCGTTAATTTCGAGAGCGCTGGACCACTCACATCTTGAACTGGTGCGCCTTTAAGATCTGGCTCTATCAGGGTTACTATTCACACATTGGTTCGGGCGAAGGGGAAACCATCCGATGGATAACAACGAACATATCGACCGCCGTGAATTTATCGGACTCGCGGCCCTGGCCGTGGCCGGAGCCGTGCTGCCTCGTATGTCGGAAGGAGCTGCGCCCCGGAACCCGGGAGTAAATAAGGTGCTCCAAAATGGAACAACCGTAGATCGCGAAGTCGTGTCCTGGAAAGCCTTGCCGTTTCCAGGCAAGCAGGTTCGGCTGCTCGATGGAATCTTCAGGCGGGAAACCGACATCAACCGGACCTACCTGCACATGCTGCCGAACGACCGCCTGGCCCACATGTTCCGTCTCACTGCAGGCTTATCTTCTTCAGCCGAACCGCTCGGTGGATGGGAGAAGCCCGATTGTGAATTGCGCGGACACTTTGCCGGCGGCCACTATCTTTCGGCCGCAGCGTTGACGTACGCCTCTGCAGGCGACTACGACCTTAAACGGAAAGCCGATGAGCTGGTCGCGATCTTCGCCAAATGTCAGCAGGCGCACGGCAACGGATACCTGAGCGCCTTCCCGGAGGAATTCTTTGACCGTCTGCGGGAAGGGAAGCCGGTTTGGGCTCCTTTCTACACACTCCACAAGATCATGGCCGGCCATCTGGACATGTATACTCTGGCTGGCAATGAGCAAGCGCTGGAAACATTGAAGGGCATGGCCGACTGGGTCGCCCGCTGGGTTGACCCCTTAAGTGAAACCCATATGCAGAGGGTCCTGGAAGTGGAGCACGGCGGAATGCTGGAGGTACTCTGCAATTTGTATGCGATGACTGGCAATGCGCGGTACTTGCAGATAGCGCGCCGCTTTGATCACCGTGCGATCTTCGATCCGCTTGCGGACTACCGCGACGAATTAACCGGATTGCACGTGAACACCAATATTCCTAAAATTATCGGCGCGGCCCGCCAGTATGAGTTGACTGGAGACGTCCGATATCGCGATATTGCGGATTATTTCTGGCAGGAAGTGACTGCCCGGCGGACATTTTGCAGCGGCG
This genomic window contains:
- a CDS encoding ribulokinase, with product MGRQIFPAKSRDKFALGIDYGTGSGRVAVVRVANGELVSSVIIPYPDGVIDMRLPGGPKLARDWALQNPRDYLQVMEKGVPKALKAAGVKSEQVIGLGTDFTASSPLPVKRDGTPLCFLPKFRKQPHAWVKLWKHHSAQPEADRINEIGRERNEDFIRTYGGKYSSEWFFSKLLQIVNESPAIYDATERFVESADWIVWQLTGEEKRSTCTAGYKAMWVKGRGFPSSDFFRALHPSLENVIGTKISEEYFPLGARAGGMTAEWARKTGLREGIPISVGNVDAHVSAPACAVTEPGSMVMIMGTSICHILLGRERQMVEGMCGVVEDGVVPGLWGYEAGQSAVGDIFAWFFENGVHESVLREARKSKVPFTTILEKHAAALAPGESGLLALDWWNGNRSVLVDAGLTGVLLGLRLATKPEEIYRALIEATAFGTRQIIEAFESRGIEVRNLVACGGLPEKNRLLMQIYSDVTGREIRIARQMLTCPALGSAMHGAVAAGRGAGGYDTIFEAAQSMAHLQNDSYRPRKKAHEVYNTIFKEYQTLHDYFGRGANEVMKRLKALQSEKVFQ
- a CDS encoding fucose isomerase yields the protein MSATTFGVVIGNRGFFPDVLARDGREEVLRTLEAAGYKTICLTPEETKHGAVETQQEARKCADLFRRRADEIDGILVSLPNFGDERGVANTVRMSGLDVPVLVQAFPDEPDKMMMGGRRDSFCGKISVCNNLWQYGIRCTLTTLHTEAPASQAFKDDLDSFAAVCRIVRGLKNLRVGVIGARPAAFNTVRFSEKLLEHTGISVEPLDLSEVFGRIRRLTDDDKKVKEKLGNIEKYVATGGTPQASLLKMAKFGVVVDEWMAANELAGTSIQCWTAMEEFFGVVPCTLMSMMSNNLFPSACETDMTGMIGMYVLQLASGTPSAIVDWNNNYGNDPDKCVIFHCSNLPKHFFENFKMDFQEIIASSVGKDNTYGTVVGQLKTGPITFCRVSTDDLKGGIRAYTGEGETTNDRPASFGGYGVLKVPRLQDLLQYICKNGYEHHVAVNRSRYMRAVAEALGNYKRWDVYTHSVEGQ
- a CDS encoding LacI family transcriptional regulator, encoding MNLEDVARRANVSISTVSRVLNNTAPVKNSTRARILKVVKELRYHPNLQARSLAGGKSRTLGLIVSNLENPFFLDIFRAFESDAHHQEYEVLVANTDYSPRRLVSSIQLMMGRRVAGLAVIVSEMNPSLMNEFAELNLPIVLYDVGMPANNIYKIRVNYEKGIRKTVEYLYSMGHRRMAFVGHHTGLAPLLDRKKSFLNTMKQYSGEVEFTTAADRDGPEGGQSAMRHFLDSGLKPTAVICVNDFMALGVLKELRESGLRVPEDVSVTGYDNIRLSEFVYPPLTTVNIPRAEIGHTAFQALVPSGDESPSQGREFRINPELVIRETTGPAPRPR